From Rhodococcus sp. B7740:
ACCGATCAGTCCCCCGGTCCCGGCGATGGCCGTGATCTCTGCGTCGGAGATGTATCGGGGGAACGCGCGCACCGCCGAAGCCGCAGTGTGCGATGCGATGACAGGGTGGATCGATTCCTTGCACGCGGCCAATGTTGTCGCCGCGTCGGCGTGCGCCAGGTCGACCACAATGCGATGGCGATTGAGTTCTGCCACCAGCTCGCGGCCGAAGCGTGTCAGTCCACTGTTCGTGCGTGATCGGCGCCCTGTCAGGGTCGTGCAGACTTTGCCGACCTCGTTGTCTGCGTAATGCATGAGACCGAGTACGCGTACTCCGCGCTTGTGCAGGTGTTCGACAGCGGCCAGATCGCGCCCGAGAAAGTCTGCTCCCTCCACCCCGAGCACGAGCCGAGTGTCTGCTGTGCCGCGCTCGCCGATCTCGGCCTCGCGAGTTGCGGCGACTAGCTGCGCGTCGACCGCCGCCGAGGCAGGACGGGTCAGACGCCAGGCGGTTCCCAGTCGGTCTCCGACCGCGGTGACCACCGCGTAATCGACACCTGCGGAGGACAGATTGGTCAGTGGGTCATCAGGTAGGCCAATCGTGATCTCAGCGGCCCGTCGAACCAATCGTGGCATGACCGACTGCGGGTGCGTATGAATATCTACGACGACGGACCGGTCGACGAGCTGTGCAGCGTGGTGCCGTTGCGTGATGGACGGCATCCACGGACGGGTGGGAATAGTCGTTCTCCTCTGTCTCGGATCGGACCGATACCCCAAGTGGTGCAGCGGCATCTGCGGTTCTCGTCGACCAGCGACACATTCGGTCCGCTCTTTCCGACGACATCGACCATTCGGTGTCGACTCTGGCCGGCAACTAGCCTTGTCTGTCGGAGTTGTGCGAGAAGCGTGCGGACAGAAACTCGAAAACCCGAGTCCATGCGTCGGTGGCGGCAGCCTGATTGTAGCCGAATCCTGTTATGCGCAAGAGCTTTTCGGGAACAAGGTCGATGTGGTTGGCGAAACCGTGTCCGACCCCGGGGTAGGTCTTGATATCCGACTCGACGCCGCGTGAGTCCAGAGCTCGTCGAAGCCGGTGCTCGCCGCGCGGCAGCAGAGGATCTCGCGAACCGAACGAAGCCACAACTGGGCAGGACTGTTCCGAGATGGACTTGTAGCTGGTGAGGTAGCCGTAGAATGCTGCCGCAGCGACGTAGCGGCGATCTGCTTCCAGAAGGGCGAAACCGCCGCCCATGCAGAACCCGACGATCGCCACTTCGCCGTTGCACAGAGCGTCGTCGAGAATGGCTGTGCGTGTCAGCTCGATCACCTCGAACGCCGGCCCGCGGCGCATTGCCAGTGACCTCATCGTCGCGACCATGCACGTGAGCTTGCTGCCCCCACCGGTGTACAAGAGCGGTGCTACCGCCAAATAGCCCTGTTGCGCTACGATTCTCAAACTTTCGACGATGTCGCTTTCACTACCGGTGATGTCGTGCACCACCATCACCGCCGCAGTCGGCGCGGCGTGCGTCGACGGTCGGGCGGTCAGGGACTCGAAGGGGTGCCC
This genomic window contains:
- a CDS encoding dipeptidase; translated protein: MPRLVRRAAEITIGLPDDPLTNLSSAGVDYAVVTAVGDRLGTAWRLTRPASAAVDAQLVAATREAEIGERGTADTRLVLGVEGADFLGRDLAAVEHLHKRGVRVLGLMHYADNEVGKVCTTLTGRRSRTNSGLTRFGRELVAELNRHRIVVDLAHADAATTLAACKESIHPVIASHTAASAVRAFPRYISDAEITAIAGTGGLIGLWPARMRGHAMNDLIDFARHAGHIAELVGVNHLAIGTDKNGVPDYVEGYRSSLDVVNLAATLSRHGFGDDDIVAIMGGNAQRVLDLGERRS
- a CDS encoding dienelactone hydrolase family protein; the protein is MPHPVAIERRTIAEGHPFESLTARPSTHAAPTAAVMVVHDITGSESDIVESLRIVAQQGYLAVAPLLYTGGGSKLTCMVATMRSLAMRRGPAFEVIELTRTAILDDALCNGEVAIVGFCMGGGFALLEADRRYVAAAAFYGYLTSYKSISEQSCPVVASFGSRDPLLPRGEHRLRRALDSRGVESDIKTYPGVGHGFANHIDLVPEKLLRITGFGYNQAAATDAWTRVFEFLSARFSHNSDRQG